ACGGATATGGCCGTGGTCAGGCGGCTTTGAGTGGGGATGCCTGAAACGCTTCGCCCCGCGTTGACCTCGGAGACCAGCCAGGATAGGTAGTTGATCGGGTAACGGGTATTGCCCGAGCCGGCCGGGTCGGCCAGGGTGATGCAGATGATCGCGTTGGAGTTTCTGTAGAACGCATAGGCGTTGGTGCCACTGCAGCCATTTCTGCTCAGGTTGCCGACGAACACGTAATCGGCTGTTCCGTTACTGACCTGGTTGCCTTGCGAATAGCCACAGAAGATCAGAAAGCAGCTGTACACCGGGGTATAGATCGGCCCGTTGTTGACGGACGGGTTGTAGCCCGTGGCGGTGATGATGGTGTCCATACTGCCGGAGTTATCCACTTGCAGCATGACGTTGGGCGTGACCGCCGGCGCACTGAGCAGTGGCACCTGGGCCGGGTTGAAGGCATAGGTCGGCGCGGCCAGGTACAACCCCAACAAGGCCCCCGCCAGATACCTGCCCACGTGCAGCAGGGCCTTAGCAATTGGCATAGATACTCTCCAGTACAGTACGCGACGGTCCTTGAATGGCCACGGCGGTCACCCGGTACAACGTCGCCGAGCCACTGCAGTTGGGTGGCCGCTGCACCGGACTTGCCGTGGTGCCCAGGTTCTGGATGGCGTAGAAAGCGCCATCGCCGACTGCTACCCAGGTGACCGCCCCCCCCGATCCCGAACCCGCTCGGGTCACGATGGTGGAATCGGTCGGCGGCAAGCAGGCGGTAGCATTGGCGCACTGGGCCAGCTGAAAGCTGGCATTGATCTGCGACTCGCCCACACGCAATACCGCTTCGGCGGTCTGGAAGGTCTGGTTGCGCAGGCTCACGCTGCCGGCCATCTTCTCCTGCAGGCTGGCGTTCTGCATGGACGAGATGCCGAGCATGGTCAGCAGCAGCAGGAACACCAGGCTGACCAGCAGCACCATGCCTCGCTGGCGGGACGGCGCATTGCGCAACGGGGTCATTGCCACCCTCTCCTTTCTTGTTTCATGAAATAGCCGATCACAACCGGTTACGCAGGTAAGCGACGACCGAGTAGGCCTGGTCCCTGACCCGGCCATCCGGGTCTCGCAGCGTCAATGCAATACGCACACTGCGAACCTCTGCAGCGCTAGCCGCCGTGAGATTGTTGACGTAGGTCATCGGGCTGCCCGCCAGGCCGAAGGTAATCTGAAAGTCGATCACGTTCTGCAGCAAAGGCTGAGGTGTCGCAGTCAGCTGGCTCCTTACGCTAAGGGTGTTATTGGCGAAGCTGTAGAACAGCTGCCGCAACGGGAAAGCTGTCTGTCCGGCAGCCGGCGCCCTGGCGCCGGCAAACAGCTGGGACGCAGTCTGGCAGTTGGACAGAATGGTCCAGGTGGGCGAGGTGCCTGTCGTGCCGATATCAGCGGTGACCAGCGTCAGGGTGCTGGTGGTGCTATCCCACAGGATAGGATTGTTCAGCGCCACCGTCGTGGTCCGGGAAATCTCTGGCGCTGTCGGCGCCAAGGTGTAGCTGTCAGTGCCCAGGCAGCCGTACATGCCGGTCATGCGCAGTTCCTGCACCATCTTGCTGAGCACGAAGCGTGCATCTTCCTGCATGCGCGCTGCCGAGCCCTGGCTGGCGAAGGTGCCACGCGCGGCGATGAACACCTGCACCACACCGGCACTGATCACCAGGCCCAGCACCAGGGCCACCATGATTTCCACCAGCCCGAAACCGCGCACCCGAGACTTCATGGTGTCGCTCCGGTGGTTGTCACACCGATCTGCGAACGGATCTGAAATGAACGCTGGTTGCCGGATGCCGTCGCCGCCAGCGCCTGATCACTGGCGCTGGCGGCGCGGGTGTCGTTCCACAGGATGGTGATGGTCACCACCTGCCCGTTCACCGCGATGCTGCTGTTGGCGCCATCGGTGCCGGCGAGGTTGGTCACGTTTTGTTGAAAGTCGTTCAGGTCGATGGAACGGGCGTCGGTGCCCCGCGCTGGTGTTGCTGCCAGGTTGGCCAGCGCGTAGGTGGCGAGCACATTGGTCGAGCCATTGCCCGTGGCGTTACCGATCACGTTGGCGCGGATGCGGTCCATCATGTCGTAGGCGATGAAGCTGGCCTGGCTGCTCATCGCCGAACTGTCGGTGTATTTCAGCGCATTGAGCTGGATGGCCGCGGCGCCCAGCAAGCCGATGGCCAGGATCAGTACCGAAATCAGCACCTCGATCAGGGTCATGCCCGCCTGGGGTACTCGGCCGGCCTTACGCATTGCAGTTCCCATTCAGAACGATCCTGCCGGTCAGACAGACAGTGAGGGTGCGGGTGATCGAGCCACGGGTGTAGGTCATGGTCACCGCATTGGCCGGCGAAGAAACCCCACCCAGGTTGTTGAAATCGATTGCAGCGACATTCCCGGTATTGATCGCCGCACCGCTGCTCATGTCCAGGAAGTTACGGATGGCCGGGTTGTTGCTATTGGTGGGGTCTGTCACCTGCAACGCCGTGGTCCAGTCGCTGCCGCTGACCGGCGCGATACGCAGGGTGATGCCGCGGTTGATCGCCTCCAGGCGCGTGTAGTTCAGCGCCCGCTGCAGTTCGCTGACTTCGGTTTCGGCGCGGTTGTTCTGGATCGAACTGCTGAAGCTGGGAATGGCGATGGCCGCCAGGATGCCAACCAGCGACACAGTGACTAACAATTCGACGAGGGTGAAGGCCTTGGCGTGATGACGCATCGAGTGTCTCCTTGACGGGACGACTATAAAGCCGCTGCAACACTTAACAACGCTTATAAGGATATACGGTGCTTTTTCGCTGACGAGTGTGAAGCACCTCTTCCAAGGAGGGAAGAGACATGAAACAGAGCGGTTTCACCCTGGTAGAGCTGTTGATCGCCCTGGCCATCCTCAGCCTGCTGATTGGCACCGCCGCGCCCGGCCTGGGCGAGCTGTACGAGAACCAGCAACGGCTCACCGCCGCGCGGGAACTGGCCAGCGGCATTCGTGCGGCACGCGTGGCGGCGATCAGCCGCAACCAGAAGGTGACCATCCAGGCCATCGACCAGGACTGGAGCTACGGCTGGCAGATCATTGCCGAACACAACACCGGCCGCCCGGATGGACCGCTGCTGGTCGAACGCGCGCTCGATGGCCGGGTGCGTATCGTGGGCAACAGCAAGGTGGCGGAGAAGCTCAGCTTTTCAGGGTTGGGCGGGTTGCTGGGAGCGGCCAACGGCACCCTGCATGTCTGCCAGCCCCGGCAGACGAGCAGCGACTACCAGGTGATCGTGGCGATCACCGGGCAGGTCCGGCTGGCAGAGCGGCGCGTGGAGCATCCGCCCTGCGGTTAACCGACGTTCTTGACGCGCAATTCCTTGGGCATCGAGAAAGTGATGTTCTCC
The Pseudomonas sp. DTU_2021_1001937_2_SI_NGA_ILE_001 DNA segment above includes these coding regions:
- a CDS encoding GspH/FimT family pseudopilin, coding for MKQSGFTLVELLIALAILSLLIGTAAPGLGELYENQQRLTAARELASGIRAARVAAISRNQKVTIQAIDQDWSYGWQIIAEHNTGRPDGPLLVERALDGRVRIVGNSKVAEKLSFSGLGGLLGAANGTLHVCQPRQTSSDYQVIVAITGQVRLAERRVEHPPCG
- a CDS encoding GspH/FimT family pseudopilin, translated to MRHHAKAFTLVELLVTVSLVGILAAIAIPSFSSSIQNNRAETEVSELQRALNYTRLEAINRGITLRIAPVSGSDWTTALQVTDPTNSNNPAIRNFLDMSSGAAINTGNVAAIDFNNLGGVSSPANAVTMTYTRGSITRTLTVCLTGRIVLNGNCNA
- a CDS encoding PilW family protein codes for the protein MKSRVRGFGLVEIMVALVLGLVISAGVVQVFIAARGTFASQGSAARMQEDARFVLSKMVQELRMTGMYGCLGTDSYTLAPTAPEISRTTTVALNNPILWDSTTSTLTLVTADIGTTGTSPTWTILSNCQTASQLFAGARAPAAGQTAFPLRQLFYSFANNTLSVRSQLTATPQPLLQNVIDFQITFGLAGSPMTYVNNLTAASAAEVRSVRIALTLRDPDGRVRDQAYSVVAYLRNRL
- the pilV gene encoding type IV pilus modification protein PilV, which gives rise to MRKAGRVPQAGMTLIEVLISVLILAIGLLGAAAIQLNALKYTDSSAMSSQASFIAYDMMDRIRANVIGNATGNGSTNVLATYALANLAATPARGTDARSIDLNDFQQNVTNLAGTDGANSSIAVNGQVVTITILWNDTRAASASDQALAATASGNQRSFQIRSQIGVTTTGATP
- a CDS encoding PilX N-terminal domain-containing pilus assembly protein → MTPLRNAPSRQRGMVLLVSLVFLLLLTMLGISSMQNASLQEKMAGSVSLRNQTFQTAEAVLRVGESQINASFQLAQCANATACLPPTDSTIVTRAGSGSGGAVTWVAVGDGAFYAIQNLGTTASPVQRPPNCSGSATLYRVTAVAIQGPSRTVLESIYANC